gaaataacaccacacattgaCTTTGAGAGTCTTAAGGAGTACTTTCCACATATCCTGTAGAGTCCTCCCACAACTGGGTTTTCCTGATGATGTTCTCATATTAAGCTGGGTTTATGGGTTTCAGGGTAAGTAAATGGCAGAGGTAAAGTGTCTCTCTTATAACATCATGTCAGGGGTACATGATACTCACATCATGATACCACTGGTCATGGTAACTTTCACCCTATGCTTAAAGTAGTTTTACATGCCTGGTTTCTTCACTATGAATTTGACTGTGGAATTTGAAATGCAGTTGTATTAATACTAGCTATTCTGAAttgttccttatttttttcttattctcaaaCTTTGCTGTTGATGTTTTATTTGGTGAACATGTACAATTTCAATTATTCAAGGCAATTAATGGAATAGATGTGGTGATGTGATTATCCCTAAtgatttagaagaaaatacatctATCATAATGACACAAGAGACTGCCAATTAATTGTGTTTGGAGGCCAACCAAGGAAACTCTAATTATTTTCTGTAGTCATGGGGACAGATAAAACCCAGAGTTTAGTAGAATTATATTATAGATTTGGCTTTTTGGTTTTTCCTTGTATTCAGATTTCTTATATACTagaaataaaatgctgttttgCTGGCACACTCATTGAAATATACTACCACTTTTGAGCCTCAAGCCTGCTGCTATCTTAAAGAATGTTGGACTGTTGAGAAGAAAAATGCCTGTGGTTCATTAATCAGAGAAGAAATTCTCAGAAAATTAATCAAGAGCTTCTGGCTTCAGGTTAGTTAATTTATCTTTTGCTATCTTTCAATTCAGGTGGAAAACATGGGGGTTCAGCTCATGTAGattaccctaaaacttaaatAGGCCTCTTTAACATGGGGGTTCAGCTCATGTAGattaccctaaaacttaaatAGGCCTCTTTTTATGGCtagagacattttaaatttacCAAAAGAGCATGAAGTATTTATTAGAATTACATTTTGCATTACAGACACTGCCAGTGGTGGCACTAGGGAACAATGGAGAAAAGTCTCCAAAACCTTATGAGATATTTGTTGATTTTGAGCTTCCCTATGCTTGGTTTGCCTTGATTACAAGCCTAATGCCAACCCATTGATGTTTATGAAATGCTTTTGAAATAGCTAACCCTTAAATATCAGGTCTCTTTCTgagattcttttttgttgttgaccTGTTAACTGTGCCGAGTATCCCAAGCAGTGGTAGCAGCCTTTATTACTCTGGTCAAATGTTGAAGGGTGAGCCATTCATTAACATTGTGTGAAGAATAATGAATGCTTAAAGTGTAATCACCCAGGCCTACTTGTTACTGGAAAGAATATGCTCATGATGAATGCTCTGTGTTGGGGGTTGCTTGCAGTACATGTTAAGGAAATGCATAGGACTGGAGCTTGACACTCATTCCAGGTAAagctgaaaagatgaaaaaagaaatatacatgtgTTTCTGCTGCATCATCCTGTCTATATCTTCATTCATGCGTTTTCACTCATAACAAGTTCCATTCATTTTATGACTTTATTGTTTTCACTCTCCTGTCTTCTTAAAGTTTGTCTTTTCATGAAAGATAGATTATTTCTCATTGGCTaagaaaatgtgtaatttttattatatcattttcaGGGTATCATAGGACATATTTTGTATGAAAATATTGTTGACAACTACAGATGTctctatttttctaatatattctgCATTTGCACATATAGAATACATATtatgtacatacatgcatacatatatatgcatatcttAGAAGAGATTACCTAAAGCACATTGAGAAACAGATAGTGAAAATTTAATTAATtgactttatttaataaaataataaaagttcagCAAATTGTCAAAATGTCCGTAAAAACACTCTATGAGATAACATACATTGATGAAAATTTTAATGGAAGCTATATAAACATCTTAGAAATGGGCTTCCGCAGCAGACTCTTAAGCATTAGGTGGGAGGCATAggttatatacattttatggtttatttatattcttaaattCCACAGTCATTTAATTCTGTGTTATGCTTAGCAAAGGTAGAAGATACTAACATTTATGTGCCACTAATGGTGGTGCCAAACCACCTACTTGATTCTCAGCGTAATTCTTAGATCCATGGGAAAGTTTCCTTTGTGtttctcagttttttaaaaatttattttatatcataatttatatttcactTCTATGTGAATCATACTAAAAATGGCTGACTTTTCAATAATAGAATGATTACTACATATTTTCCACATAAATGGTGGTTTTTGCCCTTTAGGAGGAATCAAAATCACCTGTAGGCTTGGCTAAACCACAAATAGCGGGCCTCATCCCAGAATTTCTGTTCAGATGGTTGATGGAGCTGGAGAATTGGCAATAGTAGGAAATTCCCAGGAGGTGCTGCTACTGCTGGTTTGATGACCACATTCTGAGAATCACTGTTCTATATCACTTATCATAGAAACACATGAAGcctatttcctctctctctttctgtttcctaTCCAGTTCTGCTTTTCAggaataacttttttctttttattccaacAGGTATCATGATGGCATCTGATGGAAATCAAAGTGGCACACCCACTTTTATTCTCTTGGGTTTTTCCCAATACCCAGAAATCCAGGTtccactcttttttgttttcttgttcgtCTACACAGTCACTGTAGTGGGGAATCTGGGCATGATAATAATCATCAAACTCAACTCAAAACTCCATACGATCATGTACTTTTTCCTTAGCCACTTGTCCTTGGTAGATTTCTGTTTTTCCACTGTAGTTACACCTAAACTGTTGCAGAACTTGGTTGTGGAAGACAGAACCATATCTTTCTCTGGTTGCATCATGcaattttgttttgcttgcatATTTGGAGTGACAGAAACTTTCATGTTAGCGGCAATGGCTTATGAGCGTTTTGTGGCGGTTTGTAAACCCTTACTCTATGCCACTATTATGTCTCAGAAGCTCTGTGCTCTTCTGGTGGCTGGGTCCTACACATGGGGGATAGCGTGCTCCCTGACACTcacatattttcttcttgaacTGTCGTTTTGTGAATCTacctttataaataattttgtctGTGACCACTCTGTAATTGTTTCTGCCTCCTACTCAGACCCCTATGTCAGCCAGATGCTATGCTTTATTATTGCCATATTCAATGAGGTGAGCAGCCTAATTATCATTCTGACATCATATATGCTTATTTTCATTACCATTATGAGGATGCCTTCTGCAAGTGGGCGTCAGAAAACCTTCTCCACCTGTGCCTCCCACTTGACGGCCATCACCATCTTCCATGGAACTATCCTTTTCCTTTACTGTGCTCCTAATCCTAAAACTTCTAGCCTGATAGTTAAAGTGGCTTCTATATTTTACACAGTGGCGATTCCAATGCTGAATCCATTGATCTATAGCCTTAGGAACAAAGATGTCAAGAACATGTTTGAAAAATTAGTTGTCACCAAATTGACTTAACACGGAATATAATATTCTTAGATAcgttatttctgaaaaaaatgatttactaTCCTACAGATTACCCATCTCTTAGAGTGCAATtgattattcaaattatttaatcaaTAGACTATCAGTTAATATATTCATGCCAGCATAACCTTTTGAAATTAGTGAAATAGCTCTAAATGACATGAAaccaaaaaatctaaaaactaaaGCTTTCATATCATCTGTTGcagtatttgtaaattattttaaaatacaaaatagaaggaaatattttaaaaccatatatctgataataggttaatataaaaatatataagaaactcattcaCACCAAtagcaaacaaaacccaaacaccctgactttttaaaatggccaaaggacctaaatagacatttttttttttttaccaaagaagacatggaaatgattaacaggtatgtgaaaatattatcaatatcactaatcatccaataaatgcaaatcaaaattatacaagatatcacctcacacttgtCACTATGGCTCATGAAAAAGtcaaagataacaagtgttggcatggacatggagaaagggaaagcttgtatactgttggtgggaatgtaagttggtAATAGtcatgtggaaaacagtatgtagcttctttaaaaaattaaaaatagagttaccatatgattcaaCATCTTCAATACAGGGTATatttctaaaggaaatgaaatcaatacatGAAAGAGATACTttcactctcatgttcattgcagtattactCACAATATTCACAATATGTTAACAGCCTATGTGTACATCAGCAGATgaatacacagtggaatactacagTCTTTACAAGGAACAAAACCATGCCCTTTGCAACATTGTTGAATATCCATGATATTATGcaatataccttttattttttatctagtTTACATTTGTAACTActaaatcaacatttaaaaaatttctgtttaCATTTGAGATGATCAAAACAGTagcaatttgtcttttaaaaagttatggaAATGTTTGACTGCAGTGAATCTCTATATCCTACCTGAAGTGAAAAACCATGACTGGCTCTCAAGTAAAGAATGGAAGTGAGAAGAGTGACTGACCTGGTTAAATtagtgaagaaaataattgcaGAGTTATATTCCTATCACACCAGTTCTCCAGCAATGGttcctaataaaaataaaaactcaaaaataacagataaagaattcaaagcatggatCGCAAGGAGGCTGAGTGAGATACAAGACaaggttaaaaatgaaaacaaagaaaatccttAAGCAATCTAAGAAgtgaaggaagagataaacatctgaaaataaaatcaattagaacttctgaaattgaaaaactcacttaagaaatttcaaaatacagttgaaatatttatcaatagactggaccaagcagaagaaataactttAGGGCTAGAAGGCTGGTCTTTTGAACTAATGCAGTCaggtaaaaataaagaagaaagaattttaaaaaatgaacaaagtcctGAAAAAATATGGGATTATCAAAAGCTACAAAACCTATGAATTACTGGCATgcctgagagagaaaaaggtaaaGCAAACAACCTAGAAAACGTGCTTCAGGAAACAAAGAACATTtcctaatcttgctagagaggtagaCATGCCGAATTCTCAGCAGCAACCTTGCAAGCCAGAAGAGTTTGGGagcctattttcagcatttttaaaggAGAGAAATTGCAACTAAAAATTTCATGTATCACAAAACTAGgattcataagtgaaagagaaataaaaacttttccagaCTAGCAAGGActaaggaaatttgttacctctaAATTAGCTTATAAGAGAtccttaagggagttctaaacattgaaataaaagaataatatctgctaccacaaaaacatcCTTAAGTACATAGCCCACAAACCCAACAAGGCAACCAtacaatagaaactacaaagcaatcAATTAGCAATTTGATGGTAGGATCCAAACTTCACTTACCAacattaaccttgaatgtaaacattcCACTTATATGCCACTGAGTGACAAATTGGATAAAACAAACAAGACCCATCTGACTATCAAATTGCTGTCCTCAAGAGATCGTTTTCACATGGAACAACATAGATTCAAAGTAAAGGGTTAGAGAAAGATCTGttatgtaaacaaaaaataatagagagCAAGGATCACTATTCTTACATAATAGAAAACAGATGTTAAACTTACAACAGTAAAAAAGGATAACGAataacattacataatgataaaggattcaattcaaaaataagacttaactatagtaaatacatatgcacccagtATTTGAGCACCCATATGTATAAAACATGCATTTCTAGGCCTACAACCAgccatgcaataataatgggggATTTCAACCCCTCGTTGACAGTGTTAGACAGattatcaaggcagaaaactaacaaattctGGATTTGTTTGACACTTGAGCAATtggacataatagacatctacaaaatactACACTCATCAACTACAGaacatacatttttctcatctgtacacaGAACATGTCTAAGACTGGCCACATGCTTGaacataaagcaagtctcaatactTCTTTTTAACAATGAAAAGCATGTCAACCATACCTTtgaaccacagtggaataaacatataaatcaataccaagaagatctttctaaaacacacaattacatggaaattaaacttgcttctaaatgacttttgggtaaacaactaaattaaggcagaagtaaaaaaaaatttctttgaaataaatgaaaacagagacacacacGGCAAAATCTCTAGGATGCAGCAAAAGCTGTGTTAGGAGGAAAGTTT
The genomic region above belongs to Papio anubis isolate 15944 chromosome 12, Panubis1.0, whole genome shotgun sequence and contains:
- the LOC116269829 gene encoding olfactory receptor 5D13, with the protein product MMASDGNQSGTPTFILLGFSQYPEIQVPLFFVFLFVYTVTVVGNLGMIIIIKLNSKLHTIMYFFLSHLSLVDFCFSTVVTPKLLQNLVVEDRTISFSGCIMQFCFACIFGVTETFMLAAMAYERFVAVCKPLLYATIMSQKLCALLVAGSYTWGIACSLTLTYFLLELSFCESTFINNFVCDHSVIVSASYSDPYVSQMLCFIIAIFNEVSSLIIILTSYMLIFITIMRMPSASGRQKTFSTCASHLTAITIFHGTILFLYCAPNPKTSSLIVKVASIFYTVAIPMLNPLIYSLRNKDVKNMFEKLVVTKLT